One segment of Etheostoma cragini isolate CJK2018 chromosome 23, CSU_Ecrag_1.0, whole genome shotgun sequence DNA contains the following:
- the brd1a gene encoding bromodomain-containing protein 1 isoform X3, whose protein sequence is MKKKARQHRVAVPQRPPSPIKPSPNKQILTYAQAQRMVEFDVDGRLHRINVYDQLDVISDDDPMVQEMMECTSNKENAEKPQQVLLRSVRLKNNLEKRNAALGITGHGEGGGHPAAGNAGPKLQEPKFRTVEYNLPAVPKRSAAFYKYTEKTEEELDEETEYDMDEEDYAWLDLVNEKRRSEGVSQVSYNVFEFLIDRFEKELHLESLDQGSEKHAPIDEDAACSICMDGECHNSNAILFCDMCNVAVHQECYGVPYIPEGQWLCRHCLQLPTQPAGCILCPNKGGAVKKTDDDRWGHVVCALWVPEVGFSNTTFIEPIDGVSHIPSARWKLTCYLCKEKGVGACIQCHKANCYTAFHVSCAQKAGLFMKMEPIKEVTDTGESTFSVKKTAYCGAHTPNGCVRRPLTIYDDAKPKNGLCKKVYKRRGVGKGQSKGKKKKKKKSKKPEPESEAATPASVPTFPAHRLQTILNQVSVQKKKAFVELVLNYWTLKRQSRNGLPLIRRLQTSMQSQKNAQPVCSSRQSEEENRVLKDQLKEWHRLRHDLERARLLLELIRKREKLKREEIKLQETLLEIQLSPFSILLRSLLDQLQTKDQAKIFTQPVDVDEVPDYLDHIQHPMDFSTMRQRIDAQAYNNFEQFENDFKLIIDNCMKYNSKDTYFYRSAVRLRDQGGALLRKARRDVEKIGFDTESGMHLTEAPEIKAPTSFSWEDVDRLLAPANREHLSPDKQLQQLLEKFDLTCAMKSSPSRSKRLKLLKKTINDVRNEMSLKKVLPSHHHHHHSSSSTTPSTLASSSSAASQPELSNPKEERLKLNGHFPDDEGDKSLPPKLEHSDSIPPLIHSDTDPEPPTLKPIDAAPDCEDRHPSKRVKFDGEIPDLLPSALRLNGHSRDSLQNSLLDRDVSVVATSTLAEPTGTVNRRTAVLFRKSKAASPRKPPRSEDEGADQLERKEGEEEEDEDGAPLGSKSFLSVVIPRLETLLHSKKRKHSGSRDGEQDGDGGEHEDEGESPVKRLDTGLSSGFLEVEEEKELEDSSRPSRPVEPRRRCASESSISSCCSLPGSASTILSLPKCGKGKPALVRRNTVDDRGELIACIETGNFAKAARLAAEVGNSNIWMPASAATVALEPLKLVWAKCSGYPSYPALIVDPHMPRVGCQHNGVSIPMPPMDVLRIGEQMQYKAEEKLYLVLFFDNKRSWQWLPRSKMVPLGMDKTIDKIKMMEGRTSSIRKAVQIAFSRAMNHLSIVQDEPVSDLSDVD, encoded by the exons atgaagaagaaagctCGGCAGCACCGGGTTGCGGTGCCGCAGAGGCCGCCATCTCCCATCAAGCCTTCCCCCAACAAGCAGATCCTGACTTACGCCCAGGCGCAGCGCATGGTGGAGTTCGATGTCGATGGCCGCCTCCATCGAATCAACGTATACGACCAGCTGGACGTGATCTCGGATGATGACCCCATGGTGCAGGAGATGATGGAGTGCACCAGCAATAAGGAGAATGCTGAGAAACCACAGCAGGTCCTCCTGAGGTCAGTGAGACTAAAAAACAACCTGGAGAAAAGAAACGCTGCATTGGGCATCACTGGCCATGGAGAAGGAGGTGGACATCCGGCCGCTGGTAATGCCGGTCCAAAGCTTCAGGAGCCTAAATTTCGTACAGTGGAATATAATCTTCCAGCAGTTCCTAAGCGCTCAGCTGCCTTTTACAAATACACtgagaagacagaggaagagcTGGACGAGGAAACAGAATATGACATGGATGAGGAAGATTATGCCTGGCTGGATTTGGTGAACGAAAAGCGGAGAAGCGAAGGGGTCAGTCAGGTCTCTTACAACGTCTTTGAGTTCCTCATCGACCGCTTTGAGAAAGAGTTACACTTGGAGAGTCTGGATCAAGGCAGTGAAAAGCACGCTCCCATCGACGAGGACGCCGCCTGCTCCATCTGCATGGATGGAGAGTGTCACAACAGCAACGCTATCCTGTTTTGTGATATGTGCAACGTGGCTGTGCACCAGGAATGTTACGGTGTACCTTATATTCCTGAGGGCCAGTGGCTCTGCAGACACTGCCTCCAGTTACCCACCCAGCCCGCAGGCTGCATCCTTTGCCCGAACAAGGGTGGAGCTGTGAAAAAGACGGACGATGACCGCTGGGGTCACGTGGTGTGCGCCCTCTGGGTCCCCGAGGTCGGCTTCTCCAACACCACCTTCATCGAACCCATCGACGGCGTCAGCCACATTCCTTCGGCCCGCTGGAAGCTCACGTGCTACCTCTGCAAGGAGAAAGGTGTTGGGGCGTGCATTCAGTGCCACAAAGCCAACTGTTACACCGCCTTCCATGTCAGTTGTGCCCAAAAGGCTGGCCTCTTTATGAAGATGGAGCCAATCAAAGAGGTAACTGACACCGGAGAGTCAACATTCTCTGTGAAAAAGACAGCCTATTGTGGAGCTCACACACCTAACGGGTGTGTAAGAAGGCCTCTTACAATATACGATGATGCCAAACCCAAAAATGGACTATGTAAGAAAGTGTACAAAAGGAGAGGCGTTGGTAAAGGACagtcaaaaggaaaaaagaagaagaagaagaagagtaagAAACCTGAACCTGAAAGTGAAGCTGCAACCCCTGCTAGTGTGCCTACGTTTCCTGCTCACAG GTTACAAACCATTCTGAACCAGGTGTCAgtacagaagaagaaagcatTTGTGGAGCTGGTCCTGAATTACTGGACGCTAAAAAGGCAATCGAGGAATGGGCTTCCCCTCATCAGACGCCTTCAGACAAGCATGCAGTCTCAGAAGAATGCACAACCGGTTTGTTCATCT AGGCAGAGTGAGGAGGAGAACCGGGTTCTGAAGGACCAGTTGAAGGAGTGGCATCGTCTCCGACATGACTTGGAGAGAGCCCGGCTGCTGCTAGAGCTAATCCGCAAGAGGGAGAAGCTCAAGAGGGAAGAG ATTAAACTGCAGGAGACCCTTCTAGAGATACAGTTGAGTCCATTCAGTATTTTGCTCAGAAGCCTCCTGGACCAGCTCCAGACAAAAGACCAGGCCAAGATCTTCACCCAGCCAGTTGATGTTGACGAG GTGCCCGACTACCTCGACCATATTCAGCACCCAATGGACTTCTCCACCATGCGGCAGCGCATCGATGCACAGGCCTACAACAACTTTGAGCAGTTTGAGAACGACTTCAAGCTCATTATTGACAACTGCATGAAATATAACTCAAAGGACACCTATTTCTACCGGAGTGCCGTTCGCCTCCGAGACCAGGGCGGGGCCCTGCTCAGAAAGGCTCGGCGAGATGTGGAGAAAATCGGCTTTGACACGGAAAGCGGCATGCATCTGACTGAAGCGCCCGAAATCAAAGCACCAACATCCTTTTCTTGGGAGGACG TGGACCGCCTACTCGCGCCAGCCAATCGGGAGCACCTGTCTCCGGacaagcagctgcagcagctacTGGAGAAGTTTGACCTGACCTGTGCCATGAAGTCCAGCCCCTCCCGCAGCAAGCGCCTGAAGCTGCTCAAAAAGACCATCAACGATGTGCGCAATGAGATGAGCCTAAAGAAAGTCCTTccctcccaccaccaccaccaccactcgTCTTCCTCCACAACTCCCTCCACATTAGCATCATCTTCATCAGCTGCCTCCCAACCAGAGTTGAGTAACCCTAAAGAAGAGAGATTGAAGCTCAATGGACATTTTCCAGATGATGAGG GAGACAAATCTCTTCCTCCTAAACTGGAGCATTCAGACTCTATCCCCCCCCTCATCCACTCGGACACAGACCCCGAGCCCCCCACCCTCAAACCAATCGATGCCGCCCCAGACTGTGAAGACAGGCATCCCAGCAAGCGCGTCAAGTTCGACGGGGAAATACCAGACCTGCTCCCCTCCGCCCTACGCCTCAACGGCCACTCCCGCGACAGCTTGCAGAACTCGTTGCTGGACAGAGACGTGAGCGTGGTGGCCACGTCCACGCTCGCAGAGCCCACGGGCACGGTTAACCGCCGGACGGCCGTGCTCTTCCGCAAATCCAAGGCCGCTAGTCCCCGCAAGCCCCCGAGGAGCGAAGACGAGGGGGCTGACCAACTCGAAAGAAAAGAgggcgaggaggaggaagatgaagacgGCGCACCGCTGGGCTCCAAGTCCTTCCTGTCGGTGGTCATACCCCGGCTGGAGACGCTACTTCACAGCAAGAAGAGGAAGCACAGCggcagcagagacggagagcagGACGGAGATGGGGGAGAACATGAAGACGAGGGAGAGTCCCCTGTGAAACGACTTGACACCG GCTTGTCAAGCGGTTTTCTGGAGgtggaagaggagaaggagttAGAAGACTCTAGTAGACCCAGTAGACCTGTGGAGCCACGAAGACGCTGTGCCTCGGAGTCCTCCATCTCTTCATGTTGTAGTCTGCCAGGAAGCGCCAG cACAATTCTCAGTCTTCCAAAATGTGGGAAAGGGAAGCCCGCCTTGGTCCGGAGAAACACTGTGGACGACAGGGGGGAACTAATCGCCTGCATCGAAACCGGGAATTTTGCGAAAGCTGCACGACTCGCTGCTG AGGTTGGCAACAGCAATATTTGGATGCCCGCTAGTGCTGCAACTGTTGCATTGGAACCCCTAAAGCTAGTTTGGGCCAAGTGTAGTGGATACCCTTCCTACCCTGCCCTG ATCGTCGACCCCCACATGCCGCGCGTGGGCTGCCAGCACAACGGGGTGTCAATCCCCATGCCCCCCATGGACGTGCTCCGCATTGGAGAACAGATGCAGTACAAAGCCGAAGAGAAACTCTACCTCGTCCTCTTCTTCGACAACAAGCGCAGCTG GCAGTGGCTACCTAGATCCAAGATGGTTCCTCTTGGAATGGACAAGACCATagacaaaatcaaaatgatgGAGGGACGCACATCCAGCATTCGCAAGGCTGTCCAGATCGCCTTCAGCCGTGCCATGAACCACCTGAGCATAGTGCAGGACGAGCCAGTCAGCGACCTCAGCGACGTGGACTGA
- the brd1a gene encoding bromodomain-containing protein 1 isoform X5: MKKKARQHRVAVPQRPPSPIKPSPNKQILTYAQAQRMVEFDVDGRLHRINVYDQLDVISDDDPMVQEMMECTSNKENAEKPQQVLLRSVRLKNNLEKRNAALGITGHGEGGGHPAAGNAGPKLQEPKFRTVEYNLPAVPKRSAAFYKYTEKTEEELDEETEYDMDEEDYAWLDLVNEKRRSEGVSQVSYNVFEFLIDRFEKELHLESLDQGSEKHAPIDEDAACSICMDGECHNSNAILFCDMCNVAVHQECYGVPYIPEGQWLCRHCLQLPTQPAGCILCPNKGGAVKKTDDDRWGHVVCALWVPEVGFSNTTFIEPIDGVSHIPSARWKLTCYLCKEKGVGACIQCHKANCYTAFHVSCAQKAGLFMKMEPIKEVTDTGESTFSVKKTAYCGAHTPNGCVRRPLTIYDDAKPKNGLCKKVYKRRGVGKGQSKGKKKKKKKSKKPEPESEAATPASVPTFPAHRLQTILNQVSVQKKKAFVELVLNYWTLKRQSRNGLPLIRRLQTSMQSQKNAQPVCSSRQSEEENRVLKDQLKEWHRLRHDLERARLLLELIRKREKLKREEIKLQETLLEIQLSPFSILLRSLLDQLQTKDQAKIFTQPVDVDEVPDYLDHIQHPMDFSTMRQRIDAQAYNNFEQFENDFKLIIDNCMKYNSKDTYFYRSAVRLRDQGGALLRKARRDVEKIGFDTESGMHLTEAPEIKAPTSFSWEDVDRLLAPANREHLSPDKQLQQLLEKFDLTCAMKSSPSRSKRLKLLKKTINDVRNEMSLKKVLPSHHHHHHSSSSTTPSTLASSSSAASQPELSNPKEERLKLNGHFPDDEGDKSLPPKLEHSDSIPPLIHSDTDPEPPTLKPIDAAPDCEDRHPSKRVKFDGEIPDLLPSALRLNGHSRDSLQNSLLDRDVSVVATSTLAEPTGTVNRRTAVLFRKSKAASPRKPPRSEDEGADQLERKEGEEEEDEDGAPLGSKSFLSVVIPRLETLLHSKKRKHSGSRDGEQDGDGGEHEDEGESPVKRLDTGLSSGFLEVEEEKELEDSSRPSRPVEPRRRCASESSISSCCSLPGSASTILSLPKCGKGKPALVRRNTVDDRGELIACIETGNFAKAARLAADRRPPHAARGLPAQRGVNPHAPHGRAPHWRTDAVQSRRETLPRPLLRQQAQLAVAT; the protein is encoded by the exons atgaagaagaaagctCGGCAGCACCGGGTTGCGGTGCCGCAGAGGCCGCCATCTCCCATCAAGCCTTCCCCCAACAAGCAGATCCTGACTTACGCCCAGGCGCAGCGCATGGTGGAGTTCGATGTCGATGGCCGCCTCCATCGAATCAACGTATACGACCAGCTGGACGTGATCTCGGATGATGACCCCATGGTGCAGGAGATGATGGAGTGCACCAGCAATAAGGAGAATGCTGAGAAACCACAGCAGGTCCTCCTGAGGTCAGTGAGACTAAAAAACAACCTGGAGAAAAGAAACGCTGCATTGGGCATCACTGGCCATGGAGAAGGAGGTGGACATCCGGCCGCTGGTAATGCCGGTCCAAAGCTTCAGGAGCCTAAATTTCGTACAGTGGAATATAATCTTCCAGCAGTTCCTAAGCGCTCAGCTGCCTTTTACAAATACACtgagaagacagaggaagagcTGGACGAGGAAACAGAATATGACATGGATGAGGAAGATTATGCCTGGCTGGATTTGGTGAACGAAAAGCGGAGAAGCGAAGGGGTCAGTCAGGTCTCTTACAACGTCTTTGAGTTCCTCATCGACCGCTTTGAGAAAGAGTTACACTTGGAGAGTCTGGATCAAGGCAGTGAAAAGCACGCTCCCATCGACGAGGACGCCGCCTGCTCCATCTGCATGGATGGAGAGTGTCACAACAGCAACGCTATCCTGTTTTGTGATATGTGCAACGTGGCTGTGCACCAGGAATGTTACGGTGTACCTTATATTCCTGAGGGCCAGTGGCTCTGCAGACACTGCCTCCAGTTACCCACCCAGCCCGCAGGCTGCATCCTTTGCCCGAACAAGGGTGGAGCTGTGAAAAAGACGGACGATGACCGCTGGGGTCACGTGGTGTGCGCCCTCTGGGTCCCCGAGGTCGGCTTCTCCAACACCACCTTCATCGAACCCATCGACGGCGTCAGCCACATTCCTTCGGCCCGCTGGAAGCTCACGTGCTACCTCTGCAAGGAGAAAGGTGTTGGGGCGTGCATTCAGTGCCACAAAGCCAACTGTTACACCGCCTTCCATGTCAGTTGTGCCCAAAAGGCTGGCCTCTTTATGAAGATGGAGCCAATCAAAGAGGTAACTGACACCGGAGAGTCAACATTCTCTGTGAAAAAGACAGCCTATTGTGGAGCTCACACACCTAACGGGTGTGTAAGAAGGCCTCTTACAATATACGATGATGCCAAACCCAAAAATGGACTATGTAAGAAAGTGTACAAAAGGAGAGGCGTTGGTAAAGGACagtcaaaaggaaaaaagaagaagaagaagaagagtaagAAACCTGAACCTGAAAGTGAAGCTGCAACCCCTGCTAGTGTGCCTACGTTTCCTGCTCACAG GTTACAAACCATTCTGAACCAGGTGTCAgtacagaagaagaaagcatTTGTGGAGCTGGTCCTGAATTACTGGACGCTAAAAAGGCAATCGAGGAATGGGCTTCCCCTCATCAGACGCCTTCAGACAAGCATGCAGTCTCAGAAGAATGCACAACCGGTTTGTTCATCT AGGCAGAGTGAGGAGGAGAACCGGGTTCTGAAGGACCAGTTGAAGGAGTGGCATCGTCTCCGACATGACTTGGAGAGAGCCCGGCTGCTGCTAGAGCTAATCCGCAAGAGGGAGAAGCTCAAGAGGGAAGAG ATTAAACTGCAGGAGACCCTTCTAGAGATACAGTTGAGTCCATTCAGTATTTTGCTCAGAAGCCTCCTGGACCAGCTCCAGACAAAAGACCAGGCCAAGATCTTCACCCAGCCAGTTGATGTTGACGAG GTGCCCGACTACCTCGACCATATTCAGCACCCAATGGACTTCTCCACCATGCGGCAGCGCATCGATGCACAGGCCTACAACAACTTTGAGCAGTTTGAGAACGACTTCAAGCTCATTATTGACAACTGCATGAAATATAACTCAAAGGACACCTATTTCTACCGGAGTGCCGTTCGCCTCCGAGACCAGGGCGGGGCCCTGCTCAGAAAGGCTCGGCGAGATGTGGAGAAAATCGGCTTTGACACGGAAAGCGGCATGCATCTGACTGAAGCGCCCGAAATCAAAGCACCAACATCCTTTTCTTGGGAGGACG TGGACCGCCTACTCGCGCCAGCCAATCGGGAGCACCTGTCTCCGGacaagcagctgcagcagctacTGGAGAAGTTTGACCTGACCTGTGCCATGAAGTCCAGCCCCTCCCGCAGCAAGCGCCTGAAGCTGCTCAAAAAGACCATCAACGATGTGCGCAATGAGATGAGCCTAAAGAAAGTCCTTccctcccaccaccaccaccaccactcgTCTTCCTCCACAACTCCCTCCACATTAGCATCATCTTCATCAGCTGCCTCCCAACCAGAGTTGAGTAACCCTAAAGAAGAGAGATTGAAGCTCAATGGACATTTTCCAGATGATGAGG GAGACAAATCTCTTCCTCCTAAACTGGAGCATTCAGACTCTATCCCCCCCCTCATCCACTCGGACACAGACCCCGAGCCCCCCACCCTCAAACCAATCGATGCCGCCCCAGACTGTGAAGACAGGCATCCCAGCAAGCGCGTCAAGTTCGACGGGGAAATACCAGACCTGCTCCCCTCCGCCCTACGCCTCAACGGCCACTCCCGCGACAGCTTGCAGAACTCGTTGCTGGACAGAGACGTGAGCGTGGTGGCCACGTCCACGCTCGCAGAGCCCACGGGCACGGTTAACCGCCGGACGGCCGTGCTCTTCCGCAAATCCAAGGCCGCTAGTCCCCGCAAGCCCCCGAGGAGCGAAGACGAGGGGGCTGACCAACTCGAAAGAAAAGAgggcgaggaggaggaagatgaagacgGCGCACCGCTGGGCTCCAAGTCCTTCCTGTCGGTGGTCATACCCCGGCTGGAGACGCTACTTCACAGCAAGAAGAGGAAGCACAGCggcagcagagacggagagcagGACGGAGATGGGGGAGAACATGAAGACGAGGGAGAGTCCCCTGTGAAACGACTTGACACCG GCTTGTCAAGCGGTTTTCTGGAGgtggaagaggagaaggagttAGAAGACTCTAGTAGACCCAGTAGACCTGTGGAGCCACGAAGACGCTGTGCCTCGGAGTCCTCCATCTCTTCATGTTGTAGTCTGCCAGGAAGCGCCAG cACAATTCTCAGTCTTCCAAAATGTGGGAAAGGGAAGCCCGCCTTGGTCCGGAGAAACACTGTGGACGACAGGGGGGAACTAATCGCCTGCATCGAAACCGGGAATTTTGCGAAAGCTGCACGACTCGCTGCTG ATCGTCGACCCCCACATGCCGCGCGTGGGCTGCCAGCACAACGGGGTGTCAATCCCCATGCCCCCCATGGACGTGCTCCGCATTGGAGAACAGATGCAGTACAAAGCCGAAGAGAAACTCTACCTCGTCCTCTTCTTCGACAACAAGCGCAGCTG GCAGTGGCTACCTAG